One Nitrospirota bacterium DNA segment encodes these proteins:
- a CDS encoding prepilin peptidase, with translation MPLFIYIAIFAFGAVVGSFLNVCIYRMPRGESIISPPSHCPSCGDKIHSYDNIPIISYLILKGRCRSCNQAISPVYPTVELLNGICYVIIASIFRPAEAVIYCIFISALIVITFIDLKHWIIPDRITLPGIAVGLVTASTILPVGFKSSIIGAVLGGTLFYLIAVFSGGMGGGDVKLITMIGAFLGWKGMLITIFVGSLIGAVVGISLMIFKGFGRKSPIPFGPFLSLGAIIALFFSDRIVRLYLHLV, from the coding sequence ATGCCCCTCTTTATCTATATTGCAATATTCGCCTTCGGGGCTGTTGTAGGAAGCTTTCTTAATGTATGTATATATCGCATGCCGAGAGGTGAATCTATTATATCTCCTCCATCGCATTGTCCTTCATGCGGAGATAAGATTCACTCCTATGACAATATACCTATCATCAGCTATCTAATTCTTAAAGGGAGGTGCAGGTCATGCAATCAGGCCATATCACCTGTATATCCTACAGTCGAATTACTCAACGGTATTTGCTATGTTATTATTGCATCTATCTTTAGACCGGCCGAAGCGGTCATCTACTGCATCTTTATCTCAGCACTCATAGTTATAACATTTATAGATTTAAAACACTGGATAATCCCCGATAGGATAACGCTTCCGGGCATAGCAGTAGGACTGGTTACTGCATCCACCATACTGCCAGTTGGATTTAAGAGCTCCATTATCGGTGCTGTTCTTGGTGGTACCTTATTCTATCTTATTGCTGTCTTCTCTGGTGGGATGGGTGGAGGTGATGTCAAATTAATAACGATGATAGGTGCCTTCCTTGGATGGAAGGGAATGCTCATAACTATATTCGTTGGATCACTTATCGGTGCGGTCGTAGGAATCAGCCTGATGATATTTAAGGGGTTTGGACGAAAATCGCCGATTCCTTTTGGACCGTTTCT